Part of the Bacillus sp. THAF10 genome is shown below.
TTAGGAAGCATGTCAAATCATGCTGCAGAGTTTCATGCATTAGTGGAAGGTTTAAAGATATGCCGTGATAAAGGGTATCATGTGGTGTCATTTAGAACAGATTCTCAAGCAGTGGAGGCTGCCATGGAAAAGCGTTTTGCAAAGAAGGAAGAATACAAGAACTTGTTAGAGGAAGCATTAAATCTTGCTGATAACTTAGAACTCTTTTTTATCAAATGGATTCCAAGCAAGCAAAATAAAATGGCAGATGAGCTTTCTAGAAAAGCCATTAGATTAAATAAGATATAGCTATGTGTAAAAACGCTGATAGCTTCCGCAAATGGCTCCGCATCCGCGGGGCAATTTGTAAGCCACCTCGGTTCCGCTTGTGTGGTTTCCAGTCAAGCGCTTCATCCTAGAGAAGAGTTTCCGCATTTGCTACAATTATCAGCTAGAATCGCCTTTACGTTAGCGATTACCTTTCTTCAAATAATATTTTTATCCTGAGCCAGTGCAAAGGCTGCTTGTTGTGTGTAAATCTGTTCTTCTTTAATCATTTCTAAAAAAGACACAAAAAAACTTCCATCAAATTCTTTTTGTGCTTTTAACGTGATTTCAATTGCTATATTTACTAAATAATCAGAACTTCCCGTGTAATGCTTTCCAAACTCAATAAAGCCGAGTGAATCTTCTCCGAACTTGAAGCCTTTTGCGGTAAGCTCTTGAAGGTATTCTTCTGTAGTCCATGATTTTTTCATGTATGCCCATCCTTCTTCATCATTCCCTTTTATCATCTTACCGCAAAATTTGTCGTTTGCCCATTAAAGTTTGTCCCAAAGTTCCAATTTTTTCTTTTTAAATATCATCCTCATTCCAATCAGAGCGTATAGGATACCAAAAAGGGCCCCACCTAACACCTCTTCTGGTTGATGACCAAGTCTTTCCTTTAATCGTTTTCTCAACTTGTCATGCACATTTATGTCTGGTTTCCCTTCTAACCTGTCTAATTTTTCAGCAAGATCGTTCACAGCAAGGGTTATTTCTCCCGTTTGTCTTCTTACCCCTTGAGCATCGTACATGACAATTAATCCAAAAATCGATGCAAGCGCAAAGTCAATGGTTTTAAAGCCTCGTTTTACTGCAATGATGGTAGCTAAAGTCGTTACACCTGCAGAGTGCGAGCTTGGCATACCTCCCGTTTCAAAGAAGGTGTTCCATTCCCATTTTTTTGTTCTTAGGTATTTTATCGGAATTTTTAAAAATTGTGCAAGAAAAATAGCACTAACTGCAAGCTTTAAAGGCCTGTTCATTTTAATCACCTCTTTAGCTAGTTTGAGTTGGAATGAAATTTGTCATGCAAGATAAATTATTACAGTAAAAAAGCTGCCAGCAGTTACACTAGCAGCTTTCTTGTTGTTTAGGAAATTATAAAAAAATATGTCTGTGGATATCTGGAACAAAAGTAGCAGCGTCCAGCTCCATGCGCCAGCGACTAGCAAACTTCCCTCACCTCCTTACGATAAGGCAACATCGAATCGCATCCGCTCTTCGTGTTTTCTTTATCTCATACGGCTCAGTCCAGTTTGTACGTCGCAAAACGGGCGCATTGCGCTTTTGTTCTTCTCTAATTTTCAGCATACTTTATTGATAAAGGTCAAAAGAGTTTTGAATTCAAGTTCTTCAAACTTGCTTGAAACTTTTCCACGATTTATGGAAACTGTCGCATCATGGAGGTCACAGCTAACAGGAACATCACATTTAATGGTTGCTAGCTCTCTAGAAAGATGCAATAACTCTAGGCTATCCTCAAATTTTTGACGCTGGCTTTTGGTTAAAGAGGATAAATTCTCTAAAATACCATCGACCGTTCTATATTCCATTAGAAGCTTTGTTGCCGTCTTTTCCCCTACCCCTTTTACTCCAGGATAGTTATCGCTAGTGTCACCCATTATTGCTTTTAGATCTATAAGCTGCTGGGGTGTTAGTCCTTTTTTCTCATAAAAACCATCTTGATCAAGCACATCATAGTTGCCATACCCTTTTAATAATAGTGCAACTTTAATGTTCGGTTTTATGAGTTGAAGCACATCTTGATCTCCAGTCAAAATAATCACTTCCGCTTCATTGCGGTAAACCTCTGCCAGAGTGCCTAAGCAATCATCTGCTTCATAGCCTTCAAGACCAATGTTCGGGATATCAAAAGCCGCTACAACATCTTTGACAAGATCAAATTGAGGAATAAGCTCCTGAGGTGGTGCAGGACGATTTGCTTTGTAGCTATCAAACATTTCTGTACGGAATGTTTTAGATCCCATATCCCAGCAGCAAACAACATGCGTTGGCTCAAAACTTTCCATTGCTGTAATCATATGTTTCACAAAGCCTTGGACGGCATTTGTGGGAATTCCTGATGATGTGTACATAAAACGATTGTAAACACTTGTAGCAAAAAAAGAACGGAACAATAATGCCATTCCATCAATTAACAACACTTTTTTCACAAAAACACTCCCTCTCTTTTCCGACTTAAATTATATCATAATTATGTATTGTTTAAACAGGCAAAGTAAAAGCCCTGCCAGAGGATTGGCAAGGCATAATGTTCGTTAGTGGTTTTTCTTATTTGTCATCTTAGCTGCTTCGTATTCTGCATAGGAAGCAAATTCTGAATCCATATTTCCTTTTTGCTTGGCATTATTGTTGCGTTGCGCATTCTTGTTCCCTTTTTTTGTACGACCCATTAAAATCTCCTCCTTTTATTAAAAACCTTTCCATAACGCTGTAGATTTCCACAAAAGTCTGCGCGTTCTGCGGGGCGATTATGCCTCCTTAGGCTTTGCTTAATTCAACAGCTACGACACACATAAGTGTCACTATTATTGTGTTCTGGAGGATGGGTTATCAGTACGGTTAAAATTAGTCAGCTTACCCAGTTAGTTATTGCCCTCTTGCGACATACTCCTCTACCATCTCTTTTGTCACTATTTTTCTTTGTGGAGCAATTCCC
Proteins encoded:
- a CDS encoding divergent PAP2 family protein, translated to MNRPLKLAVSAIFLAQFLKIPIKYLRTKKWEWNTFFETGGMPSSHSAGVTTLATIIAVKRGFKTIDFALASIFGLIVMYDAQGVRRQTGEITLAVNDLAEKLDRLEGKPDINVHDKLRKRLKERLGHQPEEVLGGALFGILYALIGMRMIFKKKKLELWDKL
- a CDS encoding reverse transcriptase-like protein; protein product: MIEVYIDGASAGDPGPSGAGIFIKGHGKAESFSIPLGSMSNHAAEFHALVEGLKICRDKGYHVVSFRTDSQAVEAAMEKRFAKKEEYKNLLEEALNLADNLELFFIKWIPSKQNKMADELSRKAIRLNKI
- a CDS encoding DUF6123 family protein, whose protein sequence is MKKSWTTEEYLQELTAKGFKFGEDSLGFIEFGKHYTGSSDYLVNIAIEITLKAQKEFDGSFFVSFLEMIKEEQIYTQQAAFALAQDKNII
- a CDS encoding 5'-3' exonuclease H3TH domain-containing protein, whose protein sequence is MKKVLLIDGMALLFRSFFATSVYNRFMYTSSGIPTNAVQGFVKHMITAMESFEPTHVVCCWDMGSKTFRTEMFDSYKANRPAPPQELIPQFDLVKDVVAAFDIPNIGLEGYEADDCLGTLAEVYRNEAEVIILTGDQDVLQLIKPNIKVALLLKGYGNYDVLDQDGFYEKKGLTPQQLIDLKAIMGDTSDNYPGVKGVGEKTATKLLMEYRTVDGILENLSSLTKSQRQKFEDSLELLHLSRELATIKCDVPVSCDLHDATVSINRGKVSSKFEELEFKTLLTFINKVC